The following coding sequences are from one Candidatus Bathyarchaeota archaeon window:
- a CDS encoding Gfo/Idh/MocA family oxidoreductase: protein MEVGVAVIGCGYIATSNHLPILAGMISDARLVAVADVDKRRAEAAAKTYGAETWYTDYKELLENPQVKAVWICTPPFLHAQMVIDAAKAGKHVMCEIPMALTLEEADAMIEAAVSFNVLLMAGYHYNFAPAYVKAKELIEQGKIGKPVMAHSSLSFCFKQWALGKRWLWNVEKGGHQGGAPVPRLEFLLNSKIVKIYSGGGTLAFKKEGNVEDNVAWLVEFDNGAIGVTEYSGVVAERILLDRSKIIGDTGSVMDIEQSSLLRLQTNGLHSQEWSFRSPFEKTSEGHLEEDQHFIKCIKERKTPRMTGKDWRHILETYLAAAKSRKTGKAIEV, encoded by the coding sequence ATGGAAGTAGGTGTTGCTGTCATCGGCTGTGGCTATATCGCCACATCCAATCATCTTCCGATTTTAGCGGGGATGATTTCGGATGCGAGGTTGGTGGCTGTTGCGGATGTTGATAAGAGAAGGGCTGAGGCGGCTGCGAAAACTTATGGAGCAGAAACTTGGTACACAGACTATAAAGAGCTGTTAGAGAATCCCCAAGTCAAAGCCGTTTGGATCTGCACACCTCCTTTTTTACACGCCCAGATGGTGATAGACGCAGCCAAAGCCGGAAAACATGTAATGTGCGAAATCCCGATGGCATTAACCCTTGAGGAGGCTGACGCTATGATAGAGGCGGCTGTGTCCTTCAATGTTTTGTTGATGGCTGGCTATCACTACAATTTTGCCCCGGCGTACGTCAAGGCGAAAGAACTGATAGAACAAGGCAAAATAGGCAAACCTGTAATGGCTCATTCCAGTTTATCATTTTGTTTCAAACAGTGGGCGTTGGGGAAAAGGTGGCTTTGGAATGTGGAAAAAGGAGGGCATCAGGGAGGAGCACCAGTACCGAGACTGGAATTCCTTCTGAACTCTAAGATAGTGAAAATTTACTCCGGAGGCGGAACTCTAGCCTTCAAAAAAGAAGGTAACGTTGAGGATAATGTAGCTTGGCTAGTTGAATTCGATAACGGAGCCATTGGTGTAACAGAATACAGCGGAGTAGTTGCTGAGAGAATACTCTTAGATAGGTCGAAAATAATTGGGGACACAGGGAGTGTAATGGACATTGAACAAAGCTCCTTGTTAAGACTTCAGACAAACGGATTACATTCACAAGAATGGAGTTTCAGAAGTCCATTTGAAAAAACGAGTGAAGGGCATCTAGAGGAAGATCAACACTTCATTAAATGCATAAAAGAACGTAAAACGCCTAGGATGACTGGGAAAGATTGGAGACACATCTTGGAAACATATCTAGCAGCAGCTAAATCCAGAAAAACAGGAAAAGCAATAGAGGTTTAA
- the larA gene encoding nickel-dependent lactate racemase, with protein MKIKLPYGSEFIEFEVPQSNLVGVVGPRKTQRPLDLKSEIKRALDNPIASKPLKDCVKLGQKIAIIVDNWRRPWTPTKVVLDVILGEFERVGIRDENVTIVIAGGMERPCTESELKAKLGKHLERFKVTQQNIKNWEDFKFVGFSYFGNPILVNRYVADANFVMGIGSISIGSSAGFGGGSKIILPGVSSKGTIDYNHIMSLSPKAGRAKLDGNPCREEMNEAASLVGLDFIINAVVNERNETVKIFAGDYIKAHREAVKAFKEIYEVSIPSTVDIAITDTKPFDIEIFEAFRAFDASNLVTKREGVMILVGVMDFFTENIESVAFDLLKKYRNFDDLIRLINRQEIGGALGSEMFLFMNSIANRKVMFVSDRKNSKGLEELGFAYFDSIEVALQRALREKGKDAKVLVMKCGGSLLPRVVQK; from the coding sequence ATGAAAATTAAATTACCGTATGGAAGTGAATTTATCGAATTCGAAGTACCACAATCCAACCTAGTTGGCGTTGTTGGTCCCAGAAAAACACAAAGGCCACTTGATCTAAAAAGTGAAATCAAAAGAGCATTAGACAACCCGATCGCCTCCAAACCATTAAAAGATTGTGTAAAGCTTGGACAAAAGATAGCGATCATCGTTGACAATTGGAGAAGACCTTGGACACCAACTAAAGTCGTTTTAGATGTTATACTGGGCGAGTTTGAAAGGGTAGGAATTAGAGATGAAAATGTCACGATTGTAATAGCTGGTGGAATGGAACGACCATGCACTGAAAGCGAATTGAAAGCTAAACTTGGAAAACACCTCGAAAGATTCAAGGTCACACAACAAAACATCAAAAATTGGGAAGACTTCAAGTTTGTTGGGTTCTCATACTTTGGAAATCCTATCTTAGTAAACAGGTATGTTGCAGACGCAAATTTCGTAATGGGTATTGGCAGCATCTCCATAGGCTCATCTGCAGGCTTTGGTGGAGGAAGCAAAATAATATTACCGGGAGTTTCTTCAAAGGGTACTATTGACTACAATCATATTATGAGCCTTTCACCTAAAGCTGGAAGAGCAAAGTTAGACGGAAACCCTTGCCGCGAAGAAATGAACGAAGCAGCCTCCTTAGTAGGTTTAGACTTCATAATTAACGCAGTGGTAAATGAACGAAATGAAACCGTAAAAATCTTTGCAGGAGATTACATTAAGGCTCATAGAGAGGCTGTGAAAGCTTTTAAAGAAATTTACGAAGTCTCTATTCCTTCAACGGTCGATATCGCAATAACTGACACGAAACCCTTTGACATAGAAATTTTTGAAGCCTTTAGGGCGTTTGATGCATCGAATCTAGTTACAAAACGAGAAGGAGTAATGATTCTGGTCGGCGTCATGGATTTCTTCACGGAGAACATAGAAAGTGTTGCGTTTGATCTGCTGAAAAAATATCGTAATTTTGATGATTTGATTAGACTCATAAATAGACAAGAAATCGGTGGCGCCCTCGGTTCGGAAATGTTCCTTTTTATGAATTCTATTGCGAATAGGAAAGTTATGTTTGTCAGCGATCGAAAAAACTCGAAAGGCCTTGAAGAATTGGGGTTTGCGTATTTTGACTCTATAGAAGTAGCTCTACAACGAGCTTTGCGGGAAAAGGGTAAAGATGCAAAGGTTTTGGTTATGAAGTGTGGAGGAAGTCTTCTCCCTCGAGTCGTACAAAAGTGA